tgTCACTGATGGAGGAAGACGAGAGGGCGACGAGgcgggaggtggaggaggagggtggggtgaAGGGGGGTGAAGCCATGAAAGAAGTGttgacagcagcagcagcagcaggagcagcagcacgtgccTATACACATGCAAGCgcgcacaccctccccccccccactgaCAGAGAcagccagagagagagaggcgcgcgcagCCTCCCTTTTCTGCTtcgcctgtgcgtgtccTTGTATAGCGTGCACGACacgaggaagggaagggggaggagagtggGGAAGACAAACATCGAGGACACACCCGCATGCACGACgaatataaatatatatatacacacacacatggaaACACGCTCAAGGCGAAAGGaacgggggtgggtgggtgagggcGGCAAGAGAggaacacacgcgcacgcgcggcgaACGATGGGAGGGAAAGTGAATGGGGTGGCGggcgagggtggtggtggtgacgtcGGGCGCttagcacacacacacacgttgaGCCGCCGGGAGAGAACGAGAGCGAAAGGCGACTCACCTCGTCTCTCGATCTGCCCCGTCAGTACTGCCGTCGTTAGTGGGCATCGTCGTTCATCCCCATCCACGCccatgtatgtatatgtatatatacaCCCGTCGCTGGAGGACTCGGCATTATTATGCACTGACGAccgacgcggctgcgtggGAGAGGTGCGTGGGCTCTGTCGCCGcgagcggcagtggtggtgtggcAGGCTCGAGCctaccgctgctgttgcaaCCGGTAATGCTGACCGCGTGCAGCCTCTCAGGCTGGCACAGGGGGTGTCGCGGTGCCGGCCCCGGTGTCACGCCACAGACTTCCCGCAaaggtgcgcgtgctgcggctgagATGGTACTGCGGCAGTGCGGTGGAGTGCGCCGTTAATCCCTCACCCGTGACTCGACGCAGGGGCTGTGTTGGAGGCGATGAAGACTGTCAGGGGGACGTCGACAGCGTGACGAGAGCGACTGCAAGAGGGATcggtgcccccccccctccacccgcGTCACTCAAACCGTCATCGAGTTACTcgcgccactgcagcagtagttggtggtgctggtgaaCGTGCCTGTGGTGAGCGAGGTGACCGACGCGGCGTACGAGAAGAGCTGACCGATCCACGTCACGCCGGCAGTCAGCGACGGCTCCATCTCCCCATACGAAGACATTCGACCCGATACACTCCCAGCGGTGACGTCAAAGAGGCTgacagccgccgctgccgtcgccgcctcaGCCCCCGTCGACTTGGTGGCACTGCTGCTATGATTGCTCGCGCCTCCGGTTTGAACTAGGCGGAAGCGCGGCTGGTGTTGGTACAGCTGCACGCTCGACATCCCAAGGCTGCCGAACGACCCCCAGTCTGCACTGGCTGTGGTCGGCGCCAACATGCCGCACGTAGCAGCCACAGAAGATGGCAAGTTCGCGTGGGGGACGTCGGTGATGCTGGCGTTGCCGAGGATCGTGGTGTTCGCCGTCGTGGCACCGCCGAAGAAGCGCGCCGACACCGACAGCCGCGAGGACGCGCGAGGCGCGGCCAATGAGAgctgaagcagcggcgctggtggcacGCCGGAGCGGCTCCTCCAATCCGCGTCATTCACCACGTGTGGCAGTTGCcgcgcgctggaggcggtgaagcgcGCGCTCGCTGAGGTGGTGATGCCACGCTGAGCTGACGGCatcagcgagagaggagaagggatgAGGGAGGCGGACGATGTTGACTGATACGTGTCTTccgtgtcgccaccgccgcaatTCACTACCGCAACCGCAGCCTCGGCGGCACCGGGGCTATCGGCGCTACGATTTTGTGCGTTGTGCGGAGGCTGATGCGGCTCCCGCGGCTGCTCagggtgcggcagcacccCAGCCACCTTGTGAATGGGAACAGCGTGCGCTCTAccagtgccgctgcttgTGCGTCGGAGCGGGGGGCTACCGGActcctgcagcgcgcgcggcacgccCTCCGGCTGTGGACACGGCTGGCTGCCGAGAAAGCCAAAGGGAGCCGGCGAGTGGGAGCTGCTAACGGTAGCGGTGCTAGACAGCGGTTGGTACGCGCGTTGCAGCCTTATAAGAGAAGCGGCTGAGTCGAAGCAGgcagtggcgccgtcgccgaagCTGTCCCCTCCGCGGACGCCCTCACAGACGTCTGTGACGGTACTGTAGCGACGCTGGTGAAACAtgtgcgcctccagctgctttACTGtggtcgccgtcgccgtcgttggCCTTGGCCGCGCATGCGCGCtgttgccgccaccaccggtgGCGCTGAGAGTCGTGTCCTtttcctcgtcttcctctgCTAAGCCGCTCGGGCTCCCCGGGGCGACGGCCTCGGATAGCCAGCAGAGCTGTCTGCcaacggtgccgctgctgtagTCATGGAAGAGGACGTTGTCGTCGTTACTGTTCGCTGCCATCGGGGCCGTTGCCGCCTTGCGGGACGTGGCGGAGTCGGGCCCGTGCGAGGGCACTGCCCACGActgcggaggtggcgctCTCTGGGCGCCATTTCGTACGGAGTTCACGGAGAGGGTCGGCCCCAACGGTGAGTGCGCCAGTGGGCGCAGCTGGgcctgctgccgttgccgctggtGGTTCCGCCGTACTTGCAGAAATCGTAGGAGGCCCGGGGGCACATCTGCGTCGTTCGTCGCCTTCTTCAGAAACTCCTCGACGACGCTGTCCAAGTCGTGCCGCGACGAGGTGGGCGAGTGACACCGGTGATGCACAGGACATCTAAGCGCTGAGAAGGCGCGTCGCTGCGAGGGTGCCCcaacagcggctgcggctgttgcAGGAGCAGGCTGACGTGCGCCATCGACAGCGCTGCTCGCAGCTGTCGTGTCTGTTGCGCCTTCATTACTCagggacgacgacgacgcctgGCGTTgggtgccgcggtgcgcgtgaCCGGTGATGTAACCACCTGCGTCAGGCGACGCACAGCGGCTGGGGAGCGGGGTGTTGTTTGAGGGCCGTTGCTGTTCGTCAACGGCCGTGTGGAAGGACATCGCAAGGGAGGTCAGTGACGCGTGCGAGTCCATGGGCACACGTAACTTGACGGTGGCCTGCAACCGCCCAAACGTTGACTACACACTCAACCTCCGCCTGCCTTTGCcgcggctgtggcggtgcCGAGGGGAGTCGCGGGGTCTACCGCAAATTTGCCGCTGAAGAGGGATAAGAGAGACCTGCCCGTCGTGCGCGGTATGGACTTGATCCCGCGACGGTTCTGGGGGAGATGCtgatgcggcggcagcggcgacggtgacggggGCTCCGCccaaggggagggggagcggcgGGGCGAGGGACAGCGTCGGCGAGCTGCGCTCGTTCATAGACCACATGAAAGTCGCTCATTCACCAAGAAGTCAGGGAAAGGATGAGGGCAGCCTGCCAGCGGCACCACACCCAGGCACGTGCGCAGACGCCGGCAgagggcagggggagggagtgccGTGATAGGGGGTGCGCTGTCGATGCTTGGGGATGCGGATGAAGAGGGCGATGTGCAGGGGCGAATCGATGACGTGCCAACCACGtcatcagcagcagaggggggggggagggagaggggaaagacaggggaggagaggcaggcGTTGGGTTACTCAGGTGGGCTGGGGAGAGCTGTGcgcagaggcacacgcatgtccggggtggaggggaaggggaaggggaaggggaagggagcgCTCGCCAGACGCTTGGCGATATGTGTTCGCCTCTTGGATCCATTGCTCTACTCAGGAGGTGGCCGTTGAAGGGTCGGCCTCACCTTGGAGCCGGGCGCGGGCGTCGTGGGCGGGGCGGGTTCGAGCATTAgcgtcgcacacacacacacacagagcgagagcgagggcgAAGGGCTTTACGGCCATTCCCGCTTCTTTTCTCCGCCATGATTTCCCTGGCGTCCCTCGACCCTCCGCAGCGTCACCGCCCCCCGGACGAACCACAGGAGGAGTGATGGCGACAAGATGTCCACTACaaggacagcagcagtgacaaggggcagggatagggagggagggcgggcgggggggggggtggagaaggggccgagagcgcacacacacacacacacgtcgcGTTCCGTCAGAGAACCAACACATCGCACAGCGTGTCAGCATTCACAGCCGGGAGGGCCTTCATGGCAACCGCCGCGAtcgccggcgctgtcgccgccagcgtcgcctcctcgcccccGTCTGTCTTGTCGCCACGCACGCTGGCCGCTTCACCGAGGTTGACATCGCTCTCGCCCGAGACGGACTGCAGCAGGGCCGTTGCAGACGGCGGCCACAGGACGGTCTGCGGCGTGCGAGCGTCCACGAGTTCTATCGCGTCGCGTGAGAGGCTGCGCCACCCCGCCTGCCATGGCAGGAGCGTCAGAGAAAAGGCTAGACTGCTTGCAGACTCTAGAAGACCGAGCAGGCGCACGGTGGGCCCCGCGTAGAGCCACTGCGGCGCTAGATGCTCCACACGAACCTTGACCGCCACGTCGTAGCGATGCACGTTGCTGTGGTTGACCACCTTGAATTGTACCGTGACGGGCGACCCAGCAAggagaggcgcaggcggtgtTTGCTTGTGCAGCGCATGGTGGTGAGGATCAGCTGTCGcaacgccaccgccctccgAAGCTGCCGTCCTCGACCGTGGTGGCCGTGTCGGGGGGTGGGCTGCCGACTCAGCGATGACGTGTGTGAcgcgcagctccacctccgcctctaTCAAGAGCTCGTTGacgcgcagcggtgcgctcCGCGCCGTTCCAGTCTCTCCATTCGCGCGGCACCACGTCCACTGCACATACCCCAGTGATGAAAGCCGAGGACTAAGACGACGTGTCAtgaggccgccgcggccgtgcACCACCGTggcgtgccgcagctcctccaggaGGATGCCAACGGtgaagagcagcaggtgcttgTCGCCCGGCATGAGGAGGACCGGCGCCGGCACCCGCGATCCTTCCGCTGCCGTTGACGAAGTGCGGCAACACTTTCGCAGCTCCGCGGTTTCTACGCGGCCGTCGCTTGCCACCACCTCACGGAacaccgccgcaccgcggTGATGGGCGAGGCTTGGCAGAACCAGCTTAGAGTcggcgaggcagagcggcacGCTTGACATGTTCTTCAGGCCAATGCTCAGTCGGTAGAGCGCGTACGCGCGTGAGGAAGTTGATGAGCGCTGCTCGGATCCactgtcgctgtcgctggcgTCTGGTTGgtccttcgccgccgtccacgTTGGCCGGACATATCGCAGAAACCTCGGCTGCACTTCCATGATCGGTTGCTCCGTCTTGAACGTGCTGCTCCACttgagctgccgctgccgcccgctCGGGTCGTAGtagtccaccaccaccgccagcgcatAAGTGCTCGCCTCGctcagcggcaccgctgcaacAAGGGTGTAGTGCGACTTGGGTGGGAGCGTCTCCGCGGTGCAACGCAGTAAggcacgccgcagcggcgccggcggttGCGCCACGCCTACGTGAAAGCGCGCCTGCGTTAGGCTGTAGTTGGCCGTGTTGTGGAAGCACAGGAGAGCGCGGAACACCTCGCTGGCAAGCAGTGCGCTCATCCTGCGCGGTAGTGTCAGCACTGGCTGTACACAAAAGGATGTGGAGAAGTACAAGTTCACCGGTATCGTGACGGCCTCGCGGGtgggttgctgctgctgctgctgcgctgacGACGCCATCGGCGTTGAAGTAGGGCAGCTACACGGCGGCTGgccgcgccgcacgcggCTCCACGGGTCACCAAGAACGGGGAAGAGGATGTCGCCCTCCTCGGCGATGTCGCCGAGATCCTCGCCCaaggaggggaagaagagaggcTGGGAGAGCACCGTCGCCTGCAGGCCGAGCGGTGCTGTCAGCATGGCGGGGTCGTTCGCCTCCACTGCACCTTTGGCAGGGTCCTGCTGTGCCGCAGAGGACGCGAACgaccccgctgccgccgtcacaGGACCGGGCTCGGCAGGTCTTTGCATCGTCGCCTGCCTGGGGGTGGGAATGTTTAATCAAGGAAGAGAGGGCAACCAATagaggagggtgggagagagggtgaggggcGCGCGAAGAGGTCTGCGAGGGTGATGACGGTGGCTGGTgggcggggaaggggtgcTCTCCGTCGCCTCCGGCTCGCTGACGTCCCTTGAGCGTGCGCAGGGCAGTgccgaggagggagggggggggagcgaggaggcgcagtggTGTTGAGGGGAGGGCcgctcgcggcggcagcggggtgTTGCTGCAAGCTCGCTGGCGTGCCCGCGCGGGGCAGTCGgcagtgcgtgcgctctgccGCCGTTCACGGAAACGTTGCGTTTTTTCATTATTCGACGTGCAAGCgcaccaccctcctcctccacacacacacagacggagGGACGGACGGAGGGTGAGGAGGCcgtgagagggggggggggaatggGGAGGCCGtagccgcagcaccaccacaaaGCCGTCGTAAAACGGAGGCGAGTGATAGATCGGTGCCTCCGCGTACCTCTGAGCCGCCGATACGCCCcatctcctcccctcccctcggccccgccccgccccttcaCATAGGCGGACATGGCAGGATCCACCGACATGATGTGGACACAGGCATGTCACGTGGGTgggagcggggggaggggggagggagttgCTCACCTTTTTTCAAAGCACACACGCCTTGTCCTGGTCCCCCCCGTCCCCCATCTGAGCTCGCCCGTGGCGCCTTCATcagtcgctgtcgtcgctgcttgaggagctgccgccggccagctgcggcggtggcggcagccgcggcgctgcggaaCTGACCATGCGACCTCGCGCGGTAGGATTGGCACGCGGAGGCGTCGACGATGAAGACGAGTCCGAGCTGTCTGCTTGCCTCTTGTGAGCGCCGCTGTACGTGTCGTTGGCGATACCGCTGTcactgctggtgctgctcgagtCGTCGCCTTGCAGGACCCTGCGCCGCACGCCCAGCATTGAAGTCAGGGCACTGACTGCAGACTTCTGTGACGGAGGtggtaggggagggggagggggaggaggagggggcgcacGTGTCGCGGCAGGTGGAGCTACAAGACCGCCGCCTGGCTTCGCACCAACAGACAGCTTtgacgagggcggcggcggtggtggcggtggcggtggcggacgACTTCCGACGGCAGACTTCAGCTCTGACAACAACTTcgacgctggtggtggtggtggcggcggcggcggtggttgcggtggtggcacgcgcggaggagcggcccccccaccgccgagCGGAGACATTGGCGGGCGCGGCTTGCCTtgcagcaacgccggcggcgggagcggcggcggtggcggcgccgtaGTGGAGCGCGTTAcccctggcggcggcggtggtcccagcgacggaggcgcagcaggcggagcggagaGTGCGGTGGTAGCGGGCTGGGTAGGGGTCTCGCGAGCCTGCTGTTGCTTGGGCCTCGCTCGACCGCTTTCACGCCCGCGGTGTACAGCACGGGCCGCGGCCCCCGTATCGTCGTCACTCCCCTCTGATGCCGTGCTGCCGTCACTGACAGCGTGACGCCGACGAGcccgtcgctgtcgctgctcttGGCCAGGGGCGATTGTCTCAAAGTTGCGCGGACCCCGACGCGACGCACGGCGTTTCTGCCGGGGACCACCGTCATCGTCGcgctcttcgtcgtcgtcgtcgtcgtcgacttCGGAACCAGTGCTACTGCCAGTGCGGCCTCGCCTACCCCCGCCACGTTGGTCCCAGCGCCGCACGGTAGCCAAGTGCTGAAGCGGCAGATTCCGCGGCATGTCCCGCAACAGGGCTCGCGATgaagctgccgcggcgtcgccaccggGGATGAAGGCatactgctgcgcctgcatcGGCGTAGTGAAGTCGCATTGAATGTCCAccgtgctggtgctgtgcagccacgtcgtcatcgtcgacCGTGCCGTCGCCGAAAGCCCTGTGGGGCTGCTGTAAGGGTCTCTGTAGATGGGAGCGCCACGCTGCACCGACGCAATCGCGTTGccaccgttgctgccgcttgCTGCCACCAGATGCCGGTAAGCCACCCGGCGTGCCGGGAAGCTCACAAGGGCGCTGAGAGTGCCGGGCATCTCGCTCGCGTTATGCATGACCTGCCCCCCTCGCACGGCCGGCAGACAGCGAGGTTGCCAGGCAagtgcggaggaggaagatgACTGCGGCGAGGCTGCGTTCACCAACGTACCCCTCCCGTTCAAGTCCCCCGCAGCTgcctcgctgcggccgccgtgccctGCCGTCACGGCGCCACTGTCCTCACCTTCCAAGAGAACCGTCTCCAGTGGCATGGACTCTGCCAGCCGCatggcagcgacagcgttCACGGGTGGAGCAGGACTGCTGACAAcactgtcgctgccgccacaccGAGCTAAACCgcggtgtgccgtggcgTTGGCGCGCTCGGAGTCAGCGAGCGCGGACACAACTGGAACAGCGCGCATCGGCGGCTGGTAGGacggctgctgtgctgcaTCGTCGTCGGAGTTGTCAGTGGTGGAcccgctgcaggagctcgGCGCaaccggcggcagcggggaggAGCGGCGTGGCCGCAGGAAGCGATGACTGTGAGCCGTGCTGACCGCTGAGGGGACGCCGCTGATGATGATAGCAGCGGCGTTCGCGCCGTCCTGCGCGCCCCACTTCGACTTGACCGCCTTCGCTCTCACACCGCccccggcgctgcgggactTGAGCGGCGCGGGCTGAGGGTATCGAGGTTTGCTTTCCAGCAACGTGGATGTGCGTCGCCCTCGCAAGCAGTCCACGAAATCGGCACAGGTGCTGATGCGTGTTTGAACGGCGTtgagacgccgctgctgcgacgctgctgccttgTCCAGCCGGTCCAGCACTGTGTTCACCGTGTTGGCCAATGCTTCGAGAGAGGCGACGGCAGACGCGAGGGCCGCACAACCACCCttggaggaggcgctcgtGAGTGGCACGACGAGACCAGGAATGATGGCGATAGCAGCGGTGTCGTACGCACGGGCGGTGGCTACGGCGCGCGCAGAGtccacgctgctgcttcgaCTCTTCGAGCTTCCACTGGCCTCACCGCTGTCGCTGATACTGTTCTCCATGACCTCGCTCGCGGCCACcgtcgatgctgccgccAGTGCCGTCATgagcgtgcgcacgcgtacGCGAGGTTTGTCGGTCTGTTGAATGGgtaagaggaggaggtgggaaAACACAGGAGCCAGAAGCGCTCACCGACCTCCGGCGAGGATGCGCACAACGGCCGAGGTGGCCTGTGCGTGGTGTCTATGGAGGAAAGGGAGGCGCCAAGGTTTGAGGTgcttgtggtggtggtggtggggcaaACACGCAGGTGAGCGCCGGTACGCCAGTGTAGTCACGCACTCGACTGCGCCGTTGCTGCGTGGCGCTCTCTGTTCGAGTGCGAGAAGGTACAcgatacacgcacgcaccgctgcaggtgtGGTGAGGGCGAAGTAATGACGTAAGAGGCGAgtccagagagagagagagacggcgcaGGAGCATACATATGCGCGTGCCCTCGTCCAGAAGGCGCACATCGGTGGTGCGTGGGGGAGAGCcgtccacgcacgcacgcactggAGGACGGGGCGGACGCACAAGGAGCAGCCGTGACAACGGAGCGCCGCTTGTTGACGCAAGACGGCGCGGGTGGGCGCCGGCCACACGGTCgactccccccctcccccaactcCCTTTTCGTCCTTTTACCGAAGGTGAAACAAGAAATAAAAGGCGGCCGTCACGCCGGTGCCcgcagaaaacaaaaaaaatacgAAAGAGGACCGGATAAACCGCCCACTGGTGACATCACGCCCCATCGACGAGGAGGTCCTTCACCCCAGCAatgtccccctccccccctgtGCACGGGGGGCGCGCGGCATGCTGCGGATGTCGTTAAACGCcgtagcacacacacacacacacacacacacacaaagcacCCGTTTCCCCACGCGTTtcacgctgctgcgagaGCTTACGCCATCACGTTGCGCATCGTGATTTTGCCCTTGGGGGCGATCAGCTTGCAGTGGGTACCGCGCTGCTCGAGCTTGCCGGCGTCGCGCAGAGCCTCGTACTCGGTGCGGAGGATGTTGGTGAAGccccagtacttggacatgACGATGATCTGGCGGCCGGGGAACTTCATCTtggcgcggcgcagggcCTCGAAGGCCTGCGGCACGTACGCCTCCTTGGTGCGCATGGACAGCAGGATCTGGCCAATGCGGAcgcgggcacacacgccgtTCGGCTTGCCGAAGGCACCACGCATACCGGTCTGCAGACgatcggcgccggcgcacgagAGCATCTTGTTGATGCGCAGCACGTGGAAGGGGTGGGCGCGGGTGCGCATGTGAAACACGTCCTTGTTGGCACGCTTCACCATGTACTTGTTGGCCTGAATgcgggcagcctccagcgcctcggACGCGATCTGCTCCAGCTCGCGGGACACCACGTGGATGCACACCGGGAACTCAtcgacggtggcgcgacGTCGGCCAATGTCGAAGTTGCGGATCTTCGGATCCGGCACACCGCGGCAGAAGCGCGACTTCGGGTACGGCTTGTTCTTGCAGAACCGGTAGCAGCGGGACGGACGGCGGGCCATGCTTGCGACTGGTGCGATGAGCGATCTCTCTGCGAgtgcgcgtgtttgtgtgtgtgtgtgtggagtggagtggagtggtggtggtggtggtggtgagagAGGTGACGGGCGAGGGCATGGTAGAGGCGGGTGCAAGGTGGCGGGATGGGGGTACAACTGTAAGTGTATGCACGCAAGCGTTGGCGTTGCGTGCTTGCTGAAACACGGTGTTGATGTCTTCCCCACAGAGACACcatgagagagggagagggaccGGCCGATCGAAGCTGGCGTCCCCGAGCACGCCAGCGTGGCCCTCCCCTGTTTTCATTTTTCTCTGCGGCGACTGCGTCAAATAACGTAAATGAAGAAAAGTGACGAGAGCGACGGAGGCGTCTTGACAGCAACGACACCGCACTGGCCAGCTGTCCGCGGAGCACCGGCCCacacgctggcgctgtgcgaggcactcacacacacactcactcacacacacacacacacccacacacaccctccctctgccccccttccttctcgtcgctctccgctgctgcgaaggTGGCCGCAGGGTAAACACGCCCCGtcggcaaaaaaaagaagaaaaatgAGTTCCAACGCGAAGGCAGGGCGCGTCCgggtgccgcggcgctcaGGAGAGACACGTACgcccgcgccggcgcacacacgcggacaGCAAGAACACATTGcacc
This sequence is a window from Leishmania mexicana MHOM/GT/2001/U1103 complete genome, chromosome 4. Protein-coding genes within it:
- a CDS encoding putative 60S ribosomal protein L10 gives rise to the protein MARRPSRCYRFCKNKPYPKSRFCRGVPDPKIRNFDIGRRRATVDEFPVCIHVVSRELEQIASEALEAARIQANKYMVKRANKDVFHMRTRAHPFHVLRINKMLSCAGADRLQTGMRGAFGKPNGVCARVRIGQILLSMRTKEAYVPQAFEALRRAKMKFPGRQIIVMSKYWGFTNILRTEYEALRDAGKLEQRGTHCKLIAPKGKITMRNVMA